The nucleotide sequence TCGGGGACCGGGGTGAGGCCCCTTAGCGGCTTGGCGTAGCTGCGGTAGAGGGCGACGTTGCTCTTGCCGTAATGGGTCGCGCGGATCATGCTTATTCTCCTGTCAGGGCCATGAGGCGGAAGCGGGCGATCTTGGCGATCTCCAAGAGGGCGCGCGCCCTCTCGGCCTCGGCGTCGTTCATCAGGCGCTCCTCGAAGGCCGCCAGGATGCTCTCTTTGCTATGCCCTTTGACGGCGCTGACGAAGGGGAAGCCGAACCTCTCCTGGTAAGCCTCGTTGAGCCCTTGAAAGCGCGCGTACTCCCCTTGGCTCAGGCGGTCCAAACCCGCGCCCGCCTGCTCCCGTTTCGAACTCTCGGTGAGCTCGCCTGCCAGTGCCGCCCTGCCGGCTAGGTCGGGGTGGGCGCGGATGAGCGCCAACTGCCTGTCGCTACCCGCCTCCCGGACGACCTCGACCATTGCAGCGTGGAGTTCGTCTACCGTGGTGAAGGGACGCCGTTCCCACGCCCCCGCGGCCACCCAGGGCGAGCTCTCGAAGACGCCGCCGAGCCTGCGCGTGAAGTCCTCTCTTGCTGCGGTGTTGAGGGTTTTAAGGGGCGCGCTCACGGTCAGGCGATTATACGGAGGCTGCTTTCGGACCGTCAATGAGTGGCCTGCTCCAGAAAGGACAGCTCGAGTCTCAGCTTGCCGGTGCTGAGCTTGACGGCAACCTCCCACAAACTTGCCACACCGAGAAGGTCGCGAAAGGTTGCGCCTCTTTCAGGTCATCACCCCCTCCTCGGTCTCGGCGATGAGGTGATCGACTACTGCGCTGAAGTCGTTTGTTGCTTCGTAGACCCTGAGCTGACGGTCGGCGCTCGAGCCCTCCTCTAAGATCTTGTAGGCGTACTCGACCTCCTGGCGGCTGCCGAGCTCGTCGACCACATCGCCGATAAACCACTCGAGCAGTTCGCGGACCAGCTCGCCCGCGGGCAGTTCCTGGTTTTTGCCGAAGTCGACCAGCTTGCCGCCCAGGCCGAAGCGCACCGCGCGCCACTTGTTCTCCTCGATAAGGTCGCCGGGGTAGACCCTGAAGGTCAGGTTGTCGCGGCGCAGACGCCAGAGCTTGGCGATAATCGCCTGCAGCAGCGCGGCCACGCAGACCGCCTCGTCGACACGGGTGCAGACGTCCAGAAAGCGAAACTCCAAGGTCGGGTAGACGTGGTGCGGGCGCACGTCCCACCAGATCTTCGAGCCGTCGGGGATGCAGCCCGTGCGCACCAGCTTGTCCTGAAGGTAGACGTAGTCGCCCCAGGACGGAATGATGCGGGGGATGCCGGTGCGGGGAAAGTTGCGAAAGACCACGCTGCGATAGCTCTTTAAGCCGGTGTTGCGGCCCATCCAAAAGGGCGAGGAGGAGGTCAGGCAGAGCAGATGGGGGATGAAGTAGCGCGACACGTTCAGGGCGTCGATCAGGAACTCGCGGTCTTCGATGCCGATGTGGATGTGGGTGCCGAAGATGAGCAGCTGCTGGGCCAGGTCCTGCATG is from Deinococcota bacterium and encodes:
- the uraD gene encoding 2-oxo-4-hydroxy-4-carboxy-5-ureidoimidazoline decarboxylase is translated as MSAPLKTLNTAAREDFTRRLGGVFESSPWVAAGAWERRPFTTVDELHAAMVEVVREAGSDRQLALIRAHPDLAGRAALAGELTESSKREQAGAGLDRLSQGEYARFQGLNEAYQERFGFPFVSAVKGHSKESILAAFEERLMNDAEAERARALLEIAKIARFRLMALTGE
- a CDS encoding carboxylate-amine ligase, which produces MKPPSLNIGIEEEYQIIDPETRELRSYITQILKEDAVELRELSIKPELHQSIVEVGSEVCNTPGDVRDELVRLRRGVMKLAAKSKLKIVAAGTHPFSSWLTQEITPLERYLGVKEDMQDLAQQLLIFGTHIHIGIEDREFLIDALNVSRYFIPHLLCLTSSSPFWMGRNTGLKSYRSVVFRNFPRTGIPRIIPSWGDYVYLQDKLVRTGCIPDGSKIWWDVRPHHVYPTLEFRFLDVCTRVDEAVCVAALLQAIIAKLWRLRRDNLTFRVYPGDLIEENKWRAVRFGLGGKLVDFGKNQELPAGELVRELLEWFIGDVVDELGSRQEVEYAYKILEEGSSADRQLRVYEATNDFSAVVDHLIAETEEGVMT